The following DNA comes from Deltaproteobacteria bacterium.
AGAATCAATCAATGGATCAGCAAAAAGAAGCATCTCAGGCGGTAAAACTTTATTTATTCAGTTTTGATAAGAGGTCCCATTCAAATCCTTCACACCCTGCCGACAGCAGATTGCCGCGCTTCCCTCTCAATGACAGGATAAATCCCCATACCGCAGAACCGTGGCCTGGAGAAGAAATCTCATCTGAAAAGAGAGCCGCCGGGTGGAATGAAGCAATGGAGAGATTGAAAAAGTCTATAATGGTAAGGCATTACTCCAGAAGAACTCTTTCGGCCTATCATATGTGGGTGAAGAAGTTTCAGGGGTTTACAAGGAACAAAGAGGTCGAACTTCTTGACTCTTCAGATGTTAAAAACTATCTGGAACATCTGGCTGTGAATCAAGGTGTTGCGGCTTCTACCCAGAATCAGGCGTTTAATGGTCTTCTCTTCTTTTACAGGCATGTTATAAAAAAGGATTTCGGCATACATAAAGATACTGTCAGGGCAAAAAGAAAACCCTATATTCCGGTTGTATTAACGCGTGAAGAGATAGACCGGATTCTGTTTCACCTCGATAATCCTTATAAACTTGCCGCACAGCTTATGTATGGTTGCGGACTGAGACGTTTTGAGTGCCTTCAACTTAGAATCAACAATTTCAATTTTGATGAAGGGATATTGACCGTTCACGATGGAAAGGGCAAGAAAGACAGAACAGTGCCACTACCTGACACTTTAATGCCTTGTTTAAATGAACAAATAGAGCTTGTAAAAAATCTTCATGAAAAAGATCTCAAAAATAGTTATGACGGCGCTTTTATGTTTGATGCAATTGAAAAAAAATATAGAAATGCATCGAAAGAACTTATATGGCAGTGGTTTTTTCCTGCAAAAAAGTTAACTATCGTAAAGGGATCAAAAGAAGTCAAACGGTATCATCTGCACGAAAGTCACATGCAAAAGGAGATGAAAAAGGCTGTTAATAAAGCAAAGCTCTTAAAACGCGCCTCAGCTCATACCTTCCGGCACAGTTTTGCTACACATCTGCTCCAGGCCAATTATGATATTCGTACTGTTCAGCAACTGATGGGGCATAGTGATATTAGAACAACCATGATATACCTGCATACAATGAAAAGTCAGACCAAAAAAGAGATAATGAGCCCCCTTGATTTTTAGCGGATTCAACATAGGAACACCAACTTTTTTGCCCTTCTTTTTTCTTTATGCTATAGTGATTTCCAAAAAATATGATCAATAGACAAAGCCATCTGTCTAAAGGAGGAGTTTATGTTGAGACCGGACGAAATCCCGGCCCATGTGGGCGCCAGAAGGGTGCTTATGGAGGAGACGGCGCCTACGCCGCAGGGGAAAAAACTGAGACACCCCGCTGAAAAGGCGCCCAGAATATTTGCCGATACGGGTTCAATCGATGAAATCAGACCGCTTCTCGATGCGGGTATCGTGTCGGGTGTGACGACGAACCCGACGCTCATGAAAAGGGCAGGGGCTGATTCATGGGAGAATGCCAAGACCATGATGAAGGAAATTGTCAGGCTCATGGACCCTTATCCCGTTTCTCTGGAGTTGACGGAACTTACAGAAGATGAAATGGTTAAACAGGCGGCAGAACTGGCTGCTTATGGTCACAATGTGGTCATCAAGGTGCCTGTCGGGGGCTATCAGGCCGTCGATTCTTCCATGGACAAGCACACGGGCCTGAAAGTCCTTCGTGCCCTCTGGGAAAAGGACATTAAAACGAATGCCACGCTTATATTCAACAGTACCCAGGCTCTCTGGGCGGCGAGAGCGGGTGCTAGCTACGTTTCGCCTTTCCTCGGCAGGGTGGCTGATTATCTCTACAAGCATGATGAAGCCGAAAGGGATATTGGAAACGCACTATATTACATGGAAGACCACAGAGGGGCGAAGGAGAATACAAGGGTCCATAATACGTCCTACGTTGCTTCCGGGGGGGCGAGAAAAGATGCCGGAATCCGGCTCATCCATGAAATTTCGACTATCTTCAGCAATTATCATATTAAAACGGAAGTGCTTGCCGCTTCCTTCAGGAATGACGTTCAGGTTCCCGAATCACTCCTTTGCGGCGCCGATATTTTGACCGTACCTGCGCCTATCCTCATGAGAGTGGCTGACCATCCGCTGACTGATGAAGGGATGAAGTCTTTTGTGGAGGATAGCAAGGCTTTTGAGAAATAAAGAAAGATAAACATGTTTCCTACTCAAACTCAAACCTGAGAATCACATCCCCGCCGAAGGCCCCCACCGTTTCTTCCGTCGAAGCCCAGCTTCCTTCGAAGGAGAGATTGTCGTCGAGTTTGTACTCTACTTTGACTTCTTCATCGAGGGTCGACATGCCCCTTGAATAGGTCGCCGTTGTATTTTTACCGAGATCTTTATCCACCGTTATCCGGGCTTCCGTTGTTTCCGCTGTTTCCGAGTAGTAGGGCTCGATTCTCAAGCGGTCAAAGCCGAAATATTGCTTTATGGTGGCTTCAATATCTTCCTGCAGTATGAGTGATGCTGCGCCAAGCGAGGTAATCTCTGTTCCTTTCCCTCTCAGTTCGTCGCCTGTATAGCCGAAAGTGACAAGTGAGACGATTTCCTTCTCCTCGAGAGGCGGGTCCGAGTTCAGGGTAAATACCAGGTTTTTTGGGGGGCCCGTTACATTAACATTAACGAGGTAGTCCTTAATGCTTGTTTCTGCATCGATGTTTACCACGGGTACGATCTTCTCCCTGTTAGTAAAGTCTACCGTCCCCTTGCTGATTGAAAACTCCCTGTTCCTGAAATAGCCTTTTCCACCGATTGTTTCGAGCTTTCCTATGAGTGAGAGCTTGCCCCCCTTTCCTATAAGGATGAGGTCCCCCTTTAGTTCCATGTTACTGAGATTATTCTTTATGATGAGGTTGTCATCGGCCCTGAAGTGGATTTTAACATTCAGCTTGCCTTTATCGGTTTTATTCCCCGTCTTTGCATTGATCTCCTTTGTGTCGATAAGCTTGACCATTTTTGCAAGAAAGCCCTTGAATTCAAGCTGATCGGTGTAGCTTGCTCTTATTACCTCGATATCACCACCAAGGGTTACCTCCTTGCCTGTGGCTGTTACCGTCACTCTCCCCTTCGATCTCGACGGCAGCCAGCGGGGGATGGTCAGGTCCACTTCCTCCACATCGAAGTAGAGCTTTATTTCAGACGGTTTGTAACCGTCAAAAACAAGGTGTCCTCCACCTGTAAAGTCTGATCCTTCCAGCTTGCCCTTCAGGTTGTCGATGGTAATCCTGTTGCCGATGAGCTTCAGCTTTCCAAAAATAGCGTTCATGTCATAAGGGAAACCCTTGAATCTTACCATTCCTTTTTGGGCCTTCATGGCGCCCTCCAGGAGAGGTTTGGTGATTTTGCCGCTTATTTTTACATCCACATCGACGCGCCCTTCAATGTCTTCCACTCCTTTCAGCTTGTTTTCAAGCCCTTCGAGTTGTGCAATGGCTATAAGGGAAATGTCGGCCTTTCCATCGACCGAGAGAGAACCTTTCATGGAAACGCTGCCGTAGCGGTCGCTGAAACTGGTGCGGCTGAAAGAGAAGAGGCCCTTATTAAACTTCAGGGTAAAAGGCGTTAAGGAAATCCGGTTTTCATCGCTCAGTACGAACTGGAGTTTACTGGAACTGTAGGAGATCTTTTGTTTGTCGGGTTCAGTGGGATTGATTTTTGCGTAAAGATCACCTCCCAGGTCGGCAAAAACAGGGGACTTGCTGCTTTTGAGCTTCTCCGCCAGGAGACTTGCCCTGACGATAGGCGCTGAGAGGTTGCCCTCCACTTTTCCCTTCAGGTTTACAATGCCTTCAACTTTGTTGTCAATATGATTTATGCGGGCAAGGTCGATTCGGTTTGCCTCAAAGGTGACATTGATTTCTCCTCCCGACAAAATAGCGCCTCTTGCCCTGACTGTCGATCGGCTTTTGTAAAGAAGGAATTCTTCTATGGTAAAGCTATTGTCAAGGTACTTGCCCTTCAGTTTTACATGATCTGCCCTTTCACCGAAAAGTTCTCCTTCACTAATGATAAACTCTCCACTGATCGCCGGGTTTTCAATGTTTCCAACCATGTTGAGCCGAGATTTGATTTGCCCCTCCATGGGAAAGTCTTTACCCCCTATGGCAAGGAGTTCCGAAATTTTACAGAAAGGGACCTCGATTCTTATGTCGCTTTCCAGGGGAGCTTTGTCGGAAAAGGAGAGACTTCCGCCGACTGAGACTGTCGCCTTTCCCCGGCTCATTTTTATTTCCTCCGTCCATAGCTTTTTATCGCCATAGTTTAGTGCTCCTGTCAGTTCTTCTGCATTGTACTTTCCGTAGGCAATATTTACGGCCTTAATGGCGGTTTTTACTTCAGGCTTTGACAGGCTGCCTTCTATTTTTCCTTCAGTTGCAAAACTCCCCTTTGGAA
Coding sequences within:
- a CDS encoding integron integrase yields the protein MNIPTDIRAKFDAILHKKQLPIKSRNLYRKWLSYYLDFCKKYNYKALDKESLLPFIEKLKEKNQSMDQQKEASQAVKLYLFSFDKRSHSNPSHPADSRLPRFPLNDRINPHTAEPWPGEEISSEKRAAGWNEAMERLKKSIMVRHYSRRTLSAYHMWVKKFQGFTRNKEVELLDSSDVKNYLEHLAVNQGVAASTQNQAFNGLLFFYRHVIKKDFGIHKDTVRAKRKPYIPVVLTREEIDRILFHLDNPYKLAAQLMYGCGLRRFECLQLRINNFNFDEGILTVHDGKGKKDRTVPLPDTLMPCLNEQIELVKNLHEKDLKNSYDGAFMFDAIEKKYRNASKELIWQWFFPAKKLTIVKGSKEVKRYHLHESHMQKEMKKAVNKAKLLKRASAHTFRHSFATHLLQANYDIRTVQQLMGHSDIRTTMIYLHTMKSQTKKEIMSPLDF
- a CDS encoding translocation/assembly module TamB domain-containing protein yields the protein MKKRAIKVFTFFAAVLILTTAASYFFINGYIYPLIITSTKRIINEFTGGETEIGKVELSLFPPGIEMSEITFLIEEKEKAVFHLKKIRAELNPIQAFSGTININRISVIEPELDAFSGALPEKFRRDDTVKDKLQPEFFKASIREISVEKGHFIIRLSEDEFIEIEEAYISTSKTDTGSDTFTINAAKGKVAMKGRQEDFSGIKVEGTKDEAKIKLHNISISPEWSTLSGSATIGIKPLKYVKGSIRGKIPFNRVSRYIKKELPFKGQGDFAAHFSYNNNKADLKASLVYDKKKKPLQIDTSLQFLHKEIKLRKGELIADNLDVSLKGSIFPDNKIDLRARLAFGNLSGLLSPFMSPVPKGSFATEGKIEGSLSKPEVKTAIKAVNIAYGKYNAEELTGALNYGDKKLWTEEIKMSRGKATVSVGGSLSFSDKAPLESDIRIEVPFCKISELLAIGGKDFPMEGQIKSRLNMVGNIENPAISGEFIISEGELFGERADHVKLKGKYLDNSFTIEEFLLYKSRSTVRARGAILSGGEINVTFEANRIDLARINHIDNKVEGIVNLKGKVEGNLSAPIVRASLLAEKLKSSKSPVFADLGGDLYAKINPTEPDKQKISYSSSKLQFVLSDENRISLTPFTLKFNKGLFSFSRTSFSDRYGSVSMKGSLSVDGKADISLIAIAQLEGLENKLKGVEDIEGRVDVDVKISGKITKPLLEGAMKAQKGMVRFKGFPYDMNAIFGKLKLIGNRITIDNLKGKLEGSDFTGGGHLVFDGYKPSEIKLYFDVEEVDLTIPRWLPSRSKGRVTVTATGKEVTLGGDIEVIRASYTDQLEFKGFLAKMVKLIDTKEINAKTGNKTDKGKLNVKIHFRADDNLIIKNNLSNMELKGDLILIGKGGKLSLIGKLETIGGKGYFRNREFSISKGTVDFTNREKIVPVVNIDAETSIKDYLVNVNVTGPPKNLVFTLNSDPPLEEKEIVSLVTFGYTGDELRGKGTEITSLGAASLILQEDIEATIKQYFGFDRLRIEPYYSETAETTEARITVDKDLGKNTTATYSRGMSTLDEEVKVEYKLDDNLSFEGSWASTEETVGAFGGDVILRFEFE